The nucleotide window GACGCTCCGGACGGGAGGCGCCAGGCCATGCTGGCTGACCAGGTGCCGCTCCAAAATTTCTCCTTGACAGATCATACATAAGACGCCTACAGTGGTAATGCGGCTCCGCTTCCACTCTTCATTACCGGAGGTGCGCCATGCAGCACTCCAACCTCACCGCTGAGCTGGCGGAGAGGGCCGGGATCGGCCTCGAGGAGGCCCGCCAGATCCTCGAGAGCCCGCGCCTGGCCGTGCCCGAGACGGTGAGCGCCGTTGACTTGCTCCAGGTCCGTGGCGGCTCGGGCTACGCGCTCGTGTAACTGCCACTGATAGGTAGTGTCGGAGAGCCTGCGATCCACGGAACGGGACCTCGTCCCCGGCCCGCATCGCTCACCCTTTCTACGCGACGTGCCGCTTGCCCCGTATGCCCCCGCGCCCGGCGCCCCAGCTGTCGGGATGCCCATGAGCGTGCTCGACAGCCCGCTCCCCGCTGCCACCAGGGGCGACCCCCGGCCGGCGGCCGGCCCGCGCGGTGAGGCGCAGCTCCCCGTGGTGGTGCTGGCCGGTCATCCGCCGGAGACCGAGGCGGCGCTCCGGGACAGCCTCGCCGGGGCGGTCTCGCTCCGCTCGACGCCGGAAGTTGCCGCCGCCTTCGCGCCAGGCGAGCCGGGCGACGTCTCCCTGCTGTGCCTGGGCGAACACGCCCCGGCGGCCGCCGTGCTCCTAATGGACCGGAGCCCGCGCGACCTCCCTCGCCTGGTGCTGTCGGGGTTCGACCCGCACTCCCCCGCGGTGGAGCCGCTGGTCCGGCGGGGGGTAGTGGCGTACGCCACCCCCGAGCCGCTCCCGCCCGAGCTCCTCGCGCCGCTCCTGAGGGCGCTGGCTACGCAGATGGAGCCGGAGCCCGCCCCATCCGCGCGGTGGCTCCGCGCGCTGGAACTGGCGCGGCGCCTGGCGGGGGAGCGCGACCTGCTGCAGCTCGCCGGGACGCTGGAGGCGGAGCTGCGGGAGCTGCTCGGCGTGGACCGGGTCCACCTCTGGATGCTGGAGCCGGAGAGCGGTGAGCTGCGGCGGGTCGGGGTGCACGCGCCGGAGGAGGAGTGGCACCACGCCGCCGTGGGGGCCGCGGGGTTCGCGGTGCGGACTGGGAGCACCGTTGCGATGGAGCCCGGGACCCGGGACCCGCGCTGGCTCCCCGCCCTCGACGACCCGCAGGGGCGGGACGACGCGCCGGCCGCACTGGTGGTGCCCGTGAGCCGCGGGGAGAGGACCTGCGGCGCCCTCGCGGTTTTCCGCTCCCCCCCGGCCGCGGCGTTCACGGCGGAGGAGGCGGCCATCGTTGAGCTGGCGGCGGCGCAGGCCGGGCTCGCTGCCGAGCTCTTCGCTGTCCGCGCCGCACGGCGGCGCGCCGGCCCGGCCCAGCCGGCGGTGAACCCGGGGATCTTTCGCGCCGAGGCGCTCGAGCACCACGTCGCCGGGAACGGGCACGGCGAGGTGCTGCGCCTCTCCACTGCCTGGGCGGGATGGGCCTTCTGGCTCCTGGTGGCTCTCTTCGTCGCCGCCCTGGCCGGGGCGGCGGCTCTCGGCTGGCGGCTGGAGCCGGCCTCCCGGCCCCCGCCCGCGCACTCCTCCACGGGTTCCGTCCCGTGACCGGGCTCCGCGTCCGCCGGCGCCTCCCGCGGCTCCTCTCGTCGCTGGTGGACCCGCTCCGCCGCCGCGCGGTCCCGGTGGTCGTGCAGATGGCCGTCGCGGACTGCGGGGCGGCATGCCTGGCCATGGTGCTGCGCTACCACGGGAGGCACGTTCCGTTCGAGGAGGTGCGTTCGGCCGCGGGCGTCACCCGCGATGGCGTGGACGCGCTCAGCCTGCTCCGCACTGCGCGCCTTTACGGCCTACAGGGGCGCGGGCTCCGCGTCCGCTCCCTAGAGGAGCTGGAGTTCGTGGAGCCCGGCTCCATCCTGCACTGGGAGTTCAACCACTTCGTGGTGCTGGAGCGGCGGCGGCCCGGCGGCGCGGAGATCGTGGACCCCAGCCATGGCCGGCGCTTCGTCCCGGACGATGAGCTGCGCCGCGCCTTCACCGGGATCGCGCTCACCTTCCACCCCGACCAGTCGTTCACTCCGCGCGGCGGGGGGCCGAGCCGCGTGGGGGTATACGTGCGCCGGGTGCTCACGCACTCGCGCGAGTTCTACCGCCTTTTCGCCGCTTCGCTGATCATCCAGGTGATCGCGCTGGCAATCCCGGTGGCGACCGGGCTGATCGTGGACCGCGTGATCCCCGGCCGCGACTGGGGACTGGCGACGCTGCTGGCGGTCGGGACGGGCATCCTGGTGCTTTTTCAGTACCTCGCCTCGCTGGTCCGCGCGCACCTCCTCGTGTACCTGCGCACGCGTCTGGACTCGGAACTGACGCGGGGGTTCGTCAGCCACCTGCTGGCCCTCCCCTACCCGTTCTTCGCGGAGCGCTCGGCGGGGGACCTGCTGACGCGCACCGCCAGCAACGCCACCATCCGCGAGATGCTGACCGCCGGCGCCTTGTCGGCGCTGCTGGACGGCTCGCTGGTCGGAATCTACCTGCTGCTCCTTTTGATCGCCGACCCGCGCATGGGGCTGCTGGTGCTCGGGTTGGCGGCGCTGCGGATCGCGGTCTTCCTGGCCACCCGGCGGCGGCGCGCGGACCTCATGGCGCAGGCGCTCGCTGCCGAGGGACGTTCGCGCGGCTACCAGGTGGAGATGCTCGCCGCCGTGGGCACCCTCAAGGCGAGCGGCACCGAGCACCGGGCGGTGGAGCGGTGGGAGAACCTGTTCGTGGACGTGCTGAACGTGAACCTCCGCCGGGGCCGGCTGGACGCGCACGTCAACTCGCTGCTGGAGACCCTCTCCGTCGCCTCGCCGCTGGCGGTGCTGCTCTTTGGCACCCATCAGGTGCTCACCGGGGCGTTGAGCCTGGGGACCATGCTCGCCCTCTACGCGCTGGCCGCAGGTTTCCTGGTGCCGCTCACCGCGGTCATCACCACCGCTTTCCAACTGCAGCTCCTGGGCGCCTATCTGGACCGGCTGAACGACGTGCTGGAGACGCCGCGCGAGGAGGACGGGAAGGAGAGCCGCAGGGTGGTCCGGCTGGGCGGCCAGGTGGCGCTGGAAGGGGTGACCTTCCGCTTCGGGCCGCTCGCCCCGCCCGTGGTCTCGGATGTCTCCTTCGAGGTGAACCCGGGCGAGTTCGTGGCCATTGTGGGGGCCTCGGGCGCGGGGAAGTCCACCATGGTGGGGCTGCTCCTGGGGCTCTACGCCCCCAGTGCGGGCCGCGTGCTCTACGACGGGGCCGACCTGGCCAGCCTCGACCTGCACGCGGTGCGCAGCCAGGTCGGGGTAGTCCTCCAGGACCCATTCATCTTCGGGACCACGATCCGCGAGAACATCGCCCTGGCCGACCCCGGGGCCGACCTCGACGCGGTGGTGGCCGCCGCCCGGGCCGCGCACGTCCACGAGGTGATCATGAGGATGCCCATGGGCTACGACACCCCGGTGGCGGACCGCGGGGCGTCGCTCTCGGGCGGGACCCGGCAGCGCCTCGCCATCGCCCGGGCCCTGCTGACCCGCCCGAAGGTGCTGGCCCTGGACGAGGCGACCAGCGCGCTCGACTCCGTCACCGAGCGCAAGGTGCAGCGGGCTCTCGCGTCGCTACGCTGCTCGCGGATCGTGGTCGCGCACCGCCTCAGCACCATTCGAGAGGCCGATCGCATCCTGGTGATGGAGGCCGGGAGGATCGTGGAGGAGGGGGATCACCTGTCGCTGACCGCGGCGGGTGGCCGGTACGCCGAGCTTCTGGAGAGCCAGGCCCGGGTCGCAGGAGCCAGCGCATGAGGCGCTGTCACAGCCGTAAACCTCGTCAACGGAGTCCCGCGTGAACACAACAGAACGCCCCGCCGCCGAGGGGCTCGCGTCCCCGGCGCTCCCCGCCGAAGCGATCCGCATCGCGGACGTCGGGGCGCGCCCCGCGCCGGGCCCGCTGCAGAGCCTGCGGGTGGCACTCTCCACCGGCACCTGCCTGAGCGTGGGGGGTGCCTTCGACGGGCTCAGCGCGAGGCTGGTGGAGCGCGCCGGGTACGACGCGGTCTGGGCCGGCGGCTTCAGCATCTCCGCCTCGCTGGGGCTCCCGGACCTGAACGTGATGTCGACCACCGAGCTGGTGGAGCGCGTAGGTGAAATGGTGGACGGCACCTCCGTCCCGGTGATCGTGGACTGCGACGAGGGGTACGGCTCCCTCCCCACCACCCGGCGCCTGGTCCGGCACCTAGTGGACCGCGGCGCGCAGGGGATCTGCATTGAGGACAATGTCTACCCCAAGTCTAACAGCTTCTGCGAGGAGCGTCGCAACTCGCTCGTCCCCATCGACCACTTCCGGCGGAAGCTGGACGCCGTCCACCAGGCGGCGCCCGAGGCGGTGGTCATCGCCCGCACCGAGAGCCTGATCCAGGGCGAGCCGCTGGAGAAGGCGGTACGGCGCGGCCGCGCCTACGCGGACAGCGGCGCGGACCTGGTCCTACTGCACTCCAAGTACGGTCGGCTGGACGAGTACGAGAGGATGGTGGCGGCGTGGGACGGGCCGAGCCCGCTGATCGTCATCCCTACGCTGGCCCCGGAGGTGCGCTTCTCCAACCTGGCGGAGCTGGGCTTCCGTATGGTCATCTACGCCAACCAAGCGCTGCGGGCCAGCGTCCAGAGCATGGAGGAGGTGCTGTGCGTGCTCCGCACCACCGGGGATCCAGCGCAGGTCGCCTCGCGGCTGGTCTCCATGAATCACGTATTCGACCTCACCGGCCTGACGGCGGCGGATCGCTGACCGGCGCGCGGGCGGGACACCTTGGGAAACACAGGCTTGATGTCCGATATGGGGGAAGCGCTGGCGGAGGCGCTGGACGCCGCCGGGATCGGATGGCTCCTCACCGTCCCGGTGTCGGGGATGGCGCGGCTCTTCGACCGCTACGGGGAGCGCGGTCGGTGCCTCTATGCCACCCGCGAGGAGGAGGCGGTGGCGGTCGCGGCGGGGCTGGCGCTGGCGGGGGAGCGCCCGCTCGTGCTGATGCAACAGTCGGGGGTGGGGAACTCGCTGAACGCGGTCTTCACTCTCGCCGACGCGTACGGGATCTACTTCCCGATCCTGGTGTGCGACCGCACCACGGAGGACCCCAACCCCGTTCAGCGGGCGAGCGCGAGGGGGACCGGCGCCGCCCTGCAGGCGATCGGGTGCACCCGCCTCGACCTGCGTGCGGAGTCCGGGGTCGAGCGCTTCGTGGAGGCGCTCGATCGCCGGAGCCGTTGGCTGGTTGTCGAGCTACGCGGCAAGGAGTGAGCGCCATGCTCGACCGGCGCGCCGTCCTGCGGCAGGTGGTGGATAGCCTCCAGGAACACGACTGCCTCGTGTCAGCCCTGGGCTATCTCAGCCGCGACCTGTACGAACTCACCGAGGGACTGCGGGAGCGGGCGTTCTACTGCATGGGGTCGATGGGGAGCGTGGCCCCCCTGGCGCTGGGGGTCGCGCTAGGCTGTCCGCACCTCCGGGTGACCGCATTGGAGGGCGACGGGTCGCTGCTGATGAACCTGGGTACCCTGGCGAGCCTCCGGCGCTACGGCCCCCCGACGTTGCGGCTGCTGGTGTTCGACAACGGCTGCTACGAGTCCACGGGCGGACAGCCCAGCCAGCCCGACGGCTTCCGCCTGGAGGAGCTCGCCCGGGCGGCGGGGCTCCCGACCGCGGTGGCGCGCGACCCCGCGGAGGTCGCGGCGTTCCTGACGGACGACCGCCCGGCGGCCCACCCCCGGGTGCTGGTCGTCAAGGTGGAGCGCGGGCCAGCCACCGCGCGGGTGGGCGACCCTCCGGAGCGGATTGCCGAGCGGTTCTCCGCCTGGCTGCGCCGTTCCGCGCCAGCGCGGGCAGTCCCCGCATAATAGCCCGGATCCCTTTCCACTCACACTCCGCACCCCGGAGACCGCCGTGGCGATCTACCTGCCGAGAACCGACTCGATCCTCCTGGAGGTCCCCAAGACGGGGAGCAAGTGGCTGAGGGAAGCCGTGGCGCGGGCCGGAGTGCCCAGCGAGCAGGTCGGCCCGCCGGAGTGGCGCGGGCACGGCGACCTGGGGGTGCACGGGCGTGGCTTCCGCTTTATCGCGTGCTTCGTGCGCAACCCGCTGACCTGGTACGGCTCATATTTCGTCTACCGGATGGAAAAGAACGGCTGGCGGCCGCACCTGCTGCTGGACCGCACCTGCGCGAGCGACACCTTCCGCGGGTTCGTGCGGAACGCCGCGACCCGCATCCCCGGCGTGGTCTCCGACACTTACGCGCGCTACGCCGGCCAGGCGGACGACCCGGTCCACTTCGTGGGGCGGCAGGAGTCGCTCGCCGACGATCTGGTCCGCGCGCTCCGCATGGCCGGGGAGGAGTTCGACGAGGCGGCGCTGCGCGCCACTCCCCGTGTCAACGGCACCCGCGCGACACCCGAGCTGACCCCGGACCTGGAGCACCTGATCGTCCTCTCCGAGCTCCCGGCCATGCGGCGCTTCGGCTACCTGGACGGCTACGACGACCCCGTGGCCCTGGTGGAGCTCTCCGACCGCTACCCGGAGCACGCCACCACCCTCCGGCACCTGGCGATCTGGACCGACCGCATCCACTGGGTGTTCGACGACGCCAAGGCGGAGGCCGGCGCGCCGATTCGGATGGGCCGCCGCTACGCCCGGACGCTGACCAACTTCGGGCTCTTCCTGGAGAACGTGGTCGGCTGCCCGGAGGAGGCGGAGCCGCTCTACCTGCGCGCGATCGAGGCCGAGCCCCGGCACCCCCGTTCGCTAGGGACGTATGCGGTCTTCCTACAGAACGTCCGGGCCGACCACGACCGCGCGGAGGAGTACTACCGCCGGGCCCTGGAGGTCCGCCCCGACCACGCCGAGGCGCTAGGGAACTACGCCATCTTCCTCAGGAGCGTGCGAGGCGACCTGGACGGCGCGGAGGCGCTCTACCGCCGCGCGATCAAGGCCAACCCCCGGCACGCCAAGAACCTCGGCAACTACGCGCTGTTCCTCAAGAACGCGCGGCAGGACCACGATGGCGCGGAGGCGTACTACCGCCGCGCCCTGGAGGTGGAGCCCGACAACGCGCGCAACCTGGGGAACTTCGCCGTGTTCCTGGAGCACGTCCGCGGCGACGCCGACGGGGCTGAGCGGATGTACCGGCGCGCAGTCGATGCTGACCCGGACAACCCGCACCACCTCCGCAACCTGGCGGCGTTCCTCGAGAACCGCCGTTCCGAAGCCGGGGAGGCGGAGCGGCTGCGGGCGCGGCCGGCCGCCGCCCCCGTCGCCTGAGACCGGGACCGCGACAGGAGATGAGTCCCATGTACCCGGACCTCCGGAGTCCCCTTCGCCAGCTGCTGCGCGCCCCACGGGTGGTCGTGCCCGTCCTCGTCTCCATGGCCCTGGCGATCGGAGCGAGCGTGGCGGTCTTCAGCGTGATCTACGGCGTGTCCCTGCGCCCCCTCCCATTCCCCGGGCACGAGCGCCTGGTGATGCTCTGGGAGAGCCAGGAGGGAGCGACCGAGGGAGGCCCGTTCTTCGCCACCCCGGTGAGCCTGCAGGGTTGGCAGGAGCAGAGCAGGTCCTTCACCGGGATCGCCGCCGTCGAGCCCGGGAACTACTCGCTCAGCGGGGTCGGCGAGGCGGAGCGCTACTCCGGGGCGGCTGTCTCGGCGAACGTCTTCGGGGTGCTGGGCGCCACCCCTGTCCTGGGCCGCGGCTTCCTCCCGCAGGAGGACGCCCCCGGCGGCGAGCGCGTGGTTGTGCTGAGCCACGGCCTCTGGCAGCGGCGCTTCGGCGGGGACCCGGGGGTCCTCGGCCGCGCCGTCACGCTCAACGGGGCCCCGCACACCGTGGTCGGGGTCCTCCCGCGGGACCTGCGCTTCCCCCGCGAAGCCGAGCTGTGGGTGCCGCTGGCCCTCTCCGGGCACGACACCGAGCGCAGGACCAAGCACTACCTGATGGCGGTGGCGCGGCTCAAGCCCGGCGTGTCGGTGGAGCGCGCCGAGGCGGAGATGGCGGCGGTGGCCGCCTCGCTCGCCCGGACGAACCCCGCGAGCAACGGTGGGTGGCGGGTGGACGTTGTCACGCTGCGCGAGCAGTTCGTCGGCGACCTCCGGCCGTCTCTCTCCCTCCTTGCCTTGGCGGTGGCGCTGGTCCTTCTGATCGCCTGCGTTAACGCCGCCAACCTCCTCCTGTCCCGCGCCATCGAGCGCAGCCGAGAGATGGCCGTGCGCTCCGCGCTGGGCGCCACCCGCGGCAGGCTGGCGCGGCAGCTCCTGGGCGAGGGGGTGGTGCTCGCACTGGCCTCGGGGGTTCTGGGGGTGGCCCTGGCGCGCATCGGGCTCCCGCTGCTGGTGGCGCTGAGCCCCGTGGAGCTGCCGGCCTTCCGGGAGATCGGCGTGGACGGGACGGTGCTAGCGTTCACCCTGGCGGTGACGCTGGCGTGCGGCGTCGTTTTCGGTGTGGTCCCCGCAGTGCGGGGGACCTCCGGCAACCTGGTGTCCCCGCTCAAGGAGGACGGAGGGACACAGGCCAGCACGGGACGCAAGGGGCGCCACCTGCAGGGTGCGCTGGTGGTATCGGAGGTGGCCCTGGCCGTCGTGCTGGTGATCAACGCCACCCTCGCAGTGCAGGCGTTCGAGCGCCTGCAGCAGGTGGACTTCGGGTTCCGCTCCGACGACCGGCTCATCTTCGACGTCTCCCTCAGCGAGGGGATGTACCCGGAGGAGCACCAGCGCAACCAGTTCGTCCAGCGGGCCCTGGAGTCGCTCGGGGAGATCCCCGGGGTGTCGCGGGCCGCTGCCTCCAGCTACCTGCCGCTGGGCGAGAACCCCACGGCCTCGGCCTTCTCGGTGGAGGGCCGCTCCCCCGCCAGCGAGCAGGACGTCACGCGTGCCATCCTGCACCGGGTGTCGCCCGGGTTCCTGGAGGCGATGGGGATCCCGCTGCTGGAGGGGCGCACCCTGAGCGCCGCGGACCACGCCGACGCCCCCGGCGTCGCGGTGGTCAGCGAGGCCTTCGCCCGCCAGTACTGGCCGGGGACCAGCCCGATCGGGAAGCGGGTGAAGCGCGGGGCGTACGACTCCGACAAGCCGTGGCTGACCGTGGTGGGGGTGGTGGGGAACGTGCGCGACTCCGAGCTCGCCAGCGAGGTGGGGCCGGCCTGGTACCTCCCGTACACGCAGCACAAGTTCACCGACATGACCTTCGTGCTGGAGACGCGCGGCGACCCCACGGAGGTGCTCTCTCCGGTGCGCCGCGCCATCGCGGCGATCGACCCCGCCCTCCCGGTCTACAACGCCTCCACCCTGCGGGAGCGCGTGGCCAGCTTCAGCGCCCGCGAGCGCTTCACCAGCGTGGCCATGGGGATCCTCGCCCTCATCGGGGTGGTGCTGGGCGCGGTGGGCGTCTACAGCGTGGTCGCGTACAGCATCGCGCGGAGGACGCAGGAGATCGGGATCCGCTCGGCGGTCGGCGCGCGCCAGGGACAGATCGTAGGGTTGGTCCTCGGCTGGACGCTGCGCCTTACCCTCGCGGGATTGATCGTGGGCGTGATAGGGGCGATGGCGGTGAACCGGCTGCTGGAGAGCGTGATGGTGGGGCTCGGACGGGTGAACCTGGCGAGCGTGGTCGCGACCTCGGCCATCTTCCTCCTGGTCAGCCTGGCCGCGGGGCTGGTCCCCGCCCTGCGAGCCTCCCGGGTGGACCCGATCGTAGCGCTGCGTCCCGGGGTCCGCTCCGTCCGCCCGGCGCGCACGCCCGCCGGGCGGGACGTTCACCTTTCCCGGCGATAGCCGCCGATGAGGATCGCCGCGGAGCCGTTCACCGCGAACGGCCGCCGGTACGCTTCGCCGCCGCGTCCGGTGGTGGTGGTCTGCCTGGACGGGTGCGCCGACGAGTATCTCAGTTCCGCGCTGGTGCTCGGCCGGATGCCGCACCTGGGGCGGATGCTGGCCCGGCACGCCTACCGCGGGCTGGCACGGAGCGCCCTGCCGAGCTTCACCAACGTCAACGTCGCCTCGCTCGTCACCGGTGTGCCCCCCTCGGTGCACGGTATCTCGGGGAACTTCTTTCTGGACCCGGCCACGGATGAGGCAGTGATGATGAACTCCGCGTCATACCTCCGCGCGGAGACGATCCTGGCGGCCGCCGCCCGCGCGGGGCGCCGGGTGGCGATGGTCACTGCCAAGGACAAGCTCCGCGACCTCCTCTCGGCCGGGTTGCGGGGGATCGCCTTCTCGGCGGAGCGGGCCGGGGACGCGCGCGAGGACACGCACGGGATAGGGGAGGTGGAGCGGCTGGTGGGCGCGCCCACCCCGTCCATCTACAGCGCGGACGCCAGCCTCTTCGTGCTGCGAGCCGGGGTGGCGCTCCTCCGCGAGCGGAGGGCGGACCTCCTCTTCCTGGCGCTAGCGGACACCCTCCAGCACCGCTATCCCCCGGGGGCGCAGGAGGTGCTAGACTTCTACCAGGCGGTCGACCTCGAGCTGGGCCGGTTGCTGGAGCTGGGCGCGGTGGTGGGGATGACGGCGGACCACGGGATGAACGCTAAGCACGATCAGGACGGGACGCCGAACGTCGTCTATCTGGAGCGCCTGCTTTCAGACGGGCTCGGCACGGGGTGCCGGATCATCCTCCCGATCACGGACCCGTATGTGCTCCACCACGGCGCGCTGGGCTCCTTCGCCGTGGTGCACCTCCCCCCCGGCGCCGACGTGGAGGCGGCGCGACGGCGGCTCCTGGAGGTCGACGGGATCACCGAGGTGCACGACCGCGCGACCGCCGCCCGCAAGCTGGAGCTCCCCGCGGACCGGATCGGCGACCTGGTGGTGCTCTCGGGGCGCCACGTGGCGCTCGGGCGCGCGCCGGAGCACCACGACCTGACCGGGGTGCGGGAGGGACTCCGCTCGCATGGGGGGCGCTACGAGGAGATGGTCCCGCTCCTCCTATCCGGGCCGCTCACCCCGGAGTACACCTGGAAGGCGTCCGCCGACCCCCGCAACTTTGATGTCTTCGACTTCACCCTAAACGGCATCCGCCCGGTGGAGCCCTGAGCCGTGCACACCTCCTCCCCGCTCCTCGCGGCGCCCGACGCGGCGCTTCACCTCCCCTGCTACGTTGCCGGACGCCCGGTGGGGACGGGCGAGCGGATCCCGGTCCACGACCCCTACAGCGGAGCGCTGGTGGGGACCGTCGCCGGCGTGGGAGGGGGCGAGGTGGAGCAGGCGATCGGCGCAGCGCTCCGCGGCGGGGAGCGCCTCTCCCGCCAGCAGCGCTTCGACGTACTCGTGCGGGCTCGATCCCTCCTGCTGGAGCGGGCGGAGGCGTTCGCCCGGCTGATCACCGCTGAGTCGGGGCTGTGCATCCGGGACACCCGCTACGAGGTAGGGCGTGCGGCCGACGTGCTGCAGCTCGCCGCCGTGGAGGCGCTCCGCGACGACGGGGAGGCGTTCTCGGGCGACGTGTCGCCGCAGGGGAAGGCGCGCAGGACCTTCACGGTCCGCGAGCCCCACCGGCTGGTCGCCGCAATCACCCCGTTCAACCACCCCCTCAACCAGGTGCTGCACAAGCTCGCCCCGGCCGTGGCGGTCGGCGCGCCCGTGGTGCTCAAGCCCTCGGAGAAGACGCCGCTCACCGCGGTCCGTTGCGCGGAGCTCCTCTACGAGGCAGGGCTCCCCACCTGGATGCTCAGCGTGCTGGTAGGCCCGATCACCGAGGTGGCGGAGCGCCTGGTCCGCGACCCCCGCGTGGAGGTGCTCAGCTTCACCGGGAGCGCCGCGGTGGGGAAGCGGATCGCCAGCGCGGCCGGGTACAAGCGGGTGATCCTGGAGCTGGGCGACGTCGCCCCGCTGATCGTGCTGGACGACGCCGACCTGGCCCTCGCCGCCCACCTGGCCGCCGAGGGGAGTTTCCGCAACTCGGGTCAGCGCTGCACCGCGGTGAAGCGCATCCTGGTCGACGAGCCGGTCCTGGACGAGTTCACCGTGCGGCTGGTGGAGGAGGCGCGGGAGTACACCTGGGGCGACCCCGCCGACCCCGCGACCCACGTGGGGACGGTGATCGACGAGGAGGCCGCGATCCGGCTGGAGCGGACGACGTGCGCTGCCACGGAGGCGGGAGCGAGGGTGCTGCTGGGCGGCGAGCGGCGGGGTGCCCTCCTCGCCCCCACCGTGATCGCGGACGTGCCGCGCGACGCGGAGGTGGTGACGTGCGAGGCGTTCGGCCCCCTGGCGCCGGTTGTCGCCGTGCGCGGCCTGGACGACGCCGTCCAGGTGGCGAACGCAGGGAGCTACGGGCTCGCTGCCGGGGTGGTCACCCGCGACCTGGGCCGCGCCGTGCAGGCGGTCAAGGAGCTCCGCGTCGGGATGGTGAATGTCAACGAGGTCCCTGGCTACCGCACCGAGAATGCGCCTTTCGGCGGGATCAAGGACTCCGGCCTGGGGGTGAAGGAAGGGGTGGTCGAGGCAATGCGGGGGATGAGCTGGGTGAAGACCTTCTCCATTCCGTGGTAAGGGAGGGAGCGGTCGATGTCGCTCTCCCCCGCGACGCTGGGCGCCCTCCTCGCCGCGGCCGGCCTCCTGCTCGGCTCCGCGCTGGTGGTCGGAGCCGTGTTTCGGCGCCTGGGGCAGCCCACAGTGATCGGGGAGATCGCGGGCGGGGTCCTGCTGGGGCCTACGGTGCTCGGCGCGCTAGTGCCGGAGGTTCACCGGGCCCTCTTCGTGGCCCCGGCCGAGGCTCGCGTGGCGCTGGGGACGCTCTACGAGCTGGGCCTCCTGCTCCTGATGTTCTGCTCGGGGCTGCAGGTCCGCTCCGTATTCGGCCCGGGGGAGAGGAGGACGGCGGCGCGGATCACCGCCCTCGGGGTGGGCGTGCCGCTCCTCCTCGCAGGCGCGGCGGCCGGGAGGGTGGAGACGGAGGGGCTCCTGGGGCCCGCGCAGAGCGAGCCGGCGCTCCTGCTGGTCCTGGGGGTGGCGGTGTCGGTGACGAGCGTTCCGGTGATCTCCCGGATCTTCCTCGACCTGGGCATCCTGCGGACGGCGTTCGCGCGGATCGTACTCGCCGCCGCGGTGCTGGAGGACGTCCTGCTCTACGCCCTCCTGGCGCTCGCCGTGTCGCTGGCCGGCGGCGCCCACTCCGGGGGAGGCGGGCTTCAGCAGTGGTTGGGGGTGGAGCCGGGCTCCGCGGCCGCCCTGGCCTGCCACGTGGCCGCCACGGTGGCCTTCCTGGGCGTCCTCCTGGGGCCCGCGCCCGCCTGGCTGATGCGGCTGCGGAGGGCGCCGGCCGTCCGCGACGCGAACCGCACGGCGCTCCTCCTCCTCTGGCTCCTTGCAGCTTCGAGCGCCGCTGTGTTCCTGGGGATCGCCCCCATGCTGGGGGCGCTTGCTGCCGGGATCGCTGCGAGTCGGGAGGGGGAGGACGGGGAGGCCGCCGAGCGGGCCGTGGTTGAGTTCTCCCTCGCTTTTCCCGTGCCGCTCTACTTCGCCATGGTGGGGCTACGGCTCGACTTTCTCGGCGCCTTCGACCCGTCGTTCTTCCTCGCCTTCCTGGCCTTCGCGTGCGGCGTCAAGCTGCTGGGTACATACCTGGGGGCCTGGTGGGCGGGGGAGCCCCCGCGCAGCGCCGCCAACCTGGCGGTGGCCATGAACGCC belongs to Longimicrobiaceae bacterium and includes:
- a CDS encoding cation:proton antiporter, with the protein product MSLSPATLGALLAAAGLLLGSALVVGAVFRRLGQPTVIGEIAGGVLLGPTVLGALVPEVHRALFVAPAEARVALGTLYELGLLLLMFCSGLQVRSVFGPGERRTAARITALGVGVPLLLAGAAAGRVETEGLLGPAQSEPALLLVLGVAVSVTSVPVISRIFLDLGILRTAFARIVLAAAVLEDVLLYALLALAVSLAGGAHSGGGGLQQWLGVEPGSAAALACHVAATVAFLGVLLGPAPAWLMRLRRAPAVRDANRTALLLLWLLAASSAAVFLGIAPMLGALAAGIAASREGEDGEAAERAVVEFSLAFPVPLYFAMVGLRLDFLGAFDPSFFLAFLAFACGVKLLGTYLGAWWAGEPPRSAANLAVAMNARGGPGIVLASVALDAGIVSEALYTSLVMLAVATSALAGWWLRREVERGRAVAPALASGRSAEVGASR